TTGGATAGTCGTTCCCCAAAACGACGAGTTGTTTTCGCTTTCCGATAGCGACCTGCGCCACCAACGGCAACAAGTTGTTGGGAATGCCCGAAGGATCCTCGCCAATGCGGCCGCTTTCGTGAGCGCCGACGGGATTGAAATAGCGAAGAATCGCGATCGACCAATCGTTGTCGGACCCGTGAAGGTCCCGCAGCATTTCCTCGATGAAGTATTTCGTCCGACCGTAAGGATTGGTCGGGGCAAGGGAGTGGTCTTCGTCGATCGGCAAGTATGAGGGGCTCCCATAGACGGTGGCCGACGAACTGAAAATGAGCTTTTTGACGCTAGCAGTCTTCATCGCGGACACGAGCCGGAGCGTCCCGACGAAGTTGTTGTCGTAGTAACCGATGGGATTATCATGGGATTCGCCGACGGCTTTGAGACCCGCTAGATGCACGACCGCCGTCGCATCGAATTCTCTTAAAATGCGGAGAATAGCCTCCTCGTCGCGAAGGTCGGCCTCCTTGAACGAAATTGACTTCCCGCAAATCGCTTGGACACGATCCAGCGAAGTTCGTTTGCTGTTCGACAGATTATCGACGACGACAACATCGAACCCGGCGTCGAGTAATGCGATGCAGACATGAGAGCCAATATAACCGGCCCCGCCCGTGACCATAATCATTGAAACAGCACCTATCGGTCGCTTTCTGCCATGAGGATCCAACTGACGCATGGCCCTACTTCGCAATTTGATACACGTCGTGCCAATTGCCGAACTCGCGGTCGCATTCAGGAAATGGATATCGGTTTCATGTGCCCTAGTTCAGCTTGGCGGCCTCGTCCGGCGCGACGTCATCGCGTCGTTCGGATCGCACAAAACAGGACGACGTCCGGTGCCCAGGTTGTCTGAGTAACTTTTCACGGGCCGCCCACCATCAAGTAGAGAGTGGAAGATCTGCTCATACTTCGCTTGGATGATCTTGTTCGTGCTCGTGGCGCAGACGAGCGCGCGCGCCGCCTTTCCAAAGGTCAGAATGTCGTTTGGAGAATTGATCAGCCGAATGATCGCATCCTTCAGAGCGAGACCGGAGTCTGTTGGAACGACGTAACCCTCCAAACCGTCTCTGATGAAGTCTCGACATCCGGGCACCGCGGTGACGATTGACGCTCGGCCGCAGGCTGAGGCTTCCAGTAGGGCCCGCGGAAGGCCTTCGCCCCCCCTGCTGGTAAAGATGCCCGCGTGAGCTTCTCGCCATACGTTTGCGACCTGATCGGAGAAGCCATGATAGTGAATCCCGACACGTCCGCTCCAGATCGCGGGGTTGATCGGGTGCGGGTTGGCAAGGTCTGGAACGCCGTAAATGTGCAGCTCTACCGGATGCCCCTCCTGAGCGAGCGCCGAAATCGCATCAACGGCGAGATCGATGCCCTTGGACCAAATCAGGCGAGAAACGGTAGCGAAGCGGAATGGTGGCATTGTTGGGAGTTCAGTCATCCTGAACTCGTCCGGGTCGACGCCAGCACCCATAAAAACAGAGGTTTTGTGACCATACGCGGCAATCCAGTCAAGAAGACCGTCCGAACTGTTCTCAAAGATGAAGTGAGATCTTTTGCGCGAGGCAAGACTCAATATCCCAAAGACCAGCCGGCGCGTTAGCCGTGCCTTGAGGGATTCGGAGATGCCGAGAAGTCCGACGCCGGTCACGACGTATACGAATTCGCAGGACCGAACGAAGCACTGAACGAGCGTAAGGATAAGGCACATCCGCAAGGAATAAACGACGACCACGGACGGATTCACCTTGCGGAGCGTAGCTGCAAACCACAGCGCTTCGCCGACGATCGATTGAGGCGAATTATGAGCCCGGATAGTGGGGCTAGAAATGGTCTTCACCCCATCGATCCGGCTTCTGTCGCCACTCCGTGGCTCGGGGATGATGGTAATGACTTCTGCCTTTGTGGCTCTTGATGCCTCGATCGCGGGAGAAAAATGCCTAAAAAGAAATTCCTCGCTGCTCGCGATTAAACAAATCGGATTCACCCCCGCACCGCCCCGTGCAAACACTTCAAATAATATGTTGCGACTATAACGATTCTCTTATCGTAATTGATGCGGCGAACCGGTTTTGGCGCGCAAATCCTGCGTTAGAGCGCTCTACGAGGACGTAATTCAACTCTGCATCGACCGGCACTCACCTGGAGCGCCAGCTTACGGGGGGTCTCGGGTCTTGGGCTCGCTTTAGGCCTCGTGCAAGGCCAGTTCGGATAGCTGCCCTGTCATTGCGTTTCCTTCGCGGAGATTCCGACACGATCTCCATATAAATCCGTTCGCTAAGGAATGCTCTGACGAGGACGGTACGTGAAATACGAACAATCGCCGCTCATATCGGAGTGTGTCATTTCCGCGTCAGATTTGAGCGCTTCGTACAAACGCCCGCGCGCTGCCGTCTCGGTCAGCCCAGAGTGTCGAATCAGAGAGCTAACGATATCGGCTTCGGCGAAGGCTATAGCAACAGTGGGAGAATAAACCGCGCTTGCGCAGCCTATTGTCATTTCAAGTGGCCCCACTGTTGTCGGCTCGTACCCTTTCGGCTTCCACGGCCTAGCGGCGCCCCAATAACCCTTGCCGTGGAATCTCACGACCTCCCTCCTAATTGATCGCCATCCGGCGCCGATACACCCGCCGCGGCGATCGTGATGCCGCTCCGGGCGAGGCCGCTCACGATTTCATGCGACCGCATGGGCGCAGGGGCTTTCACGATTGCGACAATCTCGTCGTCGACGATGTCATGGTAGTTCAGGGTCAGCCGGAAACGTGCAACCCATGAACGGTCGCTAACGCAGCCGCCAGCCGGCGCCCACCAGACACACACACTTCTGCTTCTCGTCGTTCATTGCAGCGCAGAAGAACTGCTCTGGTCGGCGGGCCCAATCCGGTCGTAGCGCATTCCTTTGCTTCGTCGATCTCTCACAATATGATTTCTTGGGGAATGACACGCTCAGCCGCTTGGCCGGTGCCTGGCTCGTCGGCGCCGACCTCCAACATGCGTCCGAAGCACGTTTCGCCGCCGAGGCGAAACGAAGGCATGCTCGGAAGCGATACTAATCTCATCCCCGCCCATCTGGTGGGCGACGCCGAAGCAGCCTTGCGCAGCTCATCGGTCACTCCCGCTGCAGCTGCCCGCTGAGAATGCCAACGACAAACACGTGCAGCCAGCCTTGATAAAACTCGAATAGGTGAGAGTTGAAGACCGAGCTCGCAATGTTCTCAACGACGGCAACAAAGCCGATCCACGCCAGGAAATTCCCGTTCGGCCCCATCATCCCTGCACGGTACAGCCAGAGATGAGCCCCCGACATTCCAAAAAGAATCCCGCCGCCAAGCATTCCGCATTGGATAGCGACGGCAAGCGTTTGATTATGCGGGTTGTCAACTACCAAGCCCGTCAGGCCATCATGTCCCGCCGCCGCTGCAGCGAACAGGCTTCTGGTCGATCCGGTCCCGCGCCCGAGAGCCGGTGCGGAACGCACGAATCCGATCGACTTGCGCCAAAACTCTAGACGCTCGGCGCCTCCGGCGCGATAGCCGTCAGCGGTGAACACAGCGTTCGCGCGATAGCTGTCGATTTCCTTGAACAGACGAGTCGTCTTCGTTTGCAGATTCGGTGACGTCGCCAGCAGTCCGGCCGTTAGCGCGCCGATCCCCGCGAAGAAGGCAAACAACGACCATCCTCGAACATAGCGCAATGCAAGCAACGTCAACATTATCGGCAAGTAGATCAAAGCGGTGCGCGCGACGTTGACGAACGCGAGATTAGCAAGACGACGCTACGCAAAGAAGAAGCGCCTTGATTCGCAGTCCGTTACGGAGAGACTCCGCGGCAAGCCCCAGCAAGACCACCGCGATGAGAACGAATCCCTGACTTTGGTCGATATAGTTCTTGACCGGAACTCCTTCCTCCCTCACTCCGATCAGATGGAAGACTTTGGGCGAGGTGAACAAAACAAACGAGAATGCCAGCAGACCCAAAGCAACATAGGTCACGAACACCATCCGCGCGCAACCCGAACTTCGAAAATGAAGGGCGAGCGGTAGCACTCAGAGCAATTTTGCGACCTTCTAACGCATGCAATCGGTCCGACCACGGCACCTCATGGGCCCAGGTCACCCCGATTGCCGCAATTCCGAAGAGCGCGACCGGAAGCGCGTAGGCAGGTCGCGTCCAATCTTTAGTCAACGCGAGCGGACCGTACGTGATCAGGACCATGAGCAATACGGGGATTGCCAAGATGGTTGTGGCGGACCTAAACTACGGAAGGGCCGCAGCCAGGATCACGATGCTGAAATCGATCACGCGCATCCGGTACAAACCCGTGACGATCGAGATTTACGGCCAACTCGCCGCCCTGCTCAGGATTTCCGAGAGGGCGGCTGAACCCCTAGAGTCTAGGGGAGCGTTGGTTGCGGGGATAGGATTTGAACCTATGACCTTCAGGTAAGTAGAGGTTCGCTTCACCACCCGATGCGGTCGCCCCTACTGGCTTGCAGGCCTCCAATAGACTGATCTCTCGTCAATTAGTGCTGCGGTGGTTGGGCCTTTTCATATCAGATCCCCTAAAGATCGGGCCCCTCAATCCATATTGGTTTCCTGTGAGCTCGCCGCCCCACCCACCGCTGCCGGATTATCGCAGCGGGAGCCTTTGGGCCACATCGTCGGAGCGCTGGTCAACGCTGTCTGACCAATTTGCTTGAGGACCTCAACGGACGTCTCTCCTCGGGACGCGGCTTCAAGGATTCTCGAAGCTACGTGCGTTCGGGTGCCAGTCTCCCGAGCCGAGAGTTCTTTGCAAACTTCATTTAGAACTGCACGCAAGAGGGCTGTGGTTTCGGAGTCGAACATGAGAAGTACCAAAAATCTGGTGGCCTGTGGCCTCGATGCGGACCCATTTGCGCTTCAGTCGAGTCACTTCGCGAACGTCGGGTAGAACAGACCAAGATGTACATCAGCTACTCAACGTCTCCTTCCGAACGAAAGTCTTTGCGTGGCCAAATTCGAATCACTCCCGTCTGTCGTGAGAGGCGAGATCAGCGACCCACGCTAGGCAGCCCTGGCTGCCTGAGGCTTTGACTTCGTACGCGCCACGCTGCGAGGACCAGCGATACTGAGCGGCACATCGCCATCGATAGCGGTACGCCTCTCCACCCGATCCCGGTCGCTGGATTCCTTGATGGCGTAGCGCTCGGTCGCCCGGTTATCCCAGATTACGACGTCGCCTGATTTCCAGCTCCATGTCACGGTGTTCTCGAGCGTGGTGAGGTAGGATTGAAGGCGGTCGAACAGCTTCTGGCTGGCATATTTCTCCAAACCAACGAAGCTCTGCAAGTCATCTCCGAGCACGAGCAAGCGCTCGCCCGTCTCGGGATGGATGCGGACAACAGGACGCGCGCTTTCGCAGATGGTTCCGGTGAAGACATCATCAAACTGCTTTGCATCCATGTCGTCGGAGTGCCTGCTCACGGCGCAGTCATAGGCGCTGCAGTGTACCGCCCAGAGATTATCGGCCAGCATCCGCAGTGGCTCCGGAAGATCAAGATATGCGGCCGCATTGCTTGACCAAACGGTCTCACGGTCATCTGCTGGGATCACAACGCCGCGCAGCACCGAGATTTTCGGACATGTCTCTCCGAAACTGACATCGGTGTGCATCTGGTCGGCGCGACCGCTGCGACGATCCGCCGCCATTTCCAGCATCGATGCCTGCTTGGTCGTATGCGTTATCAGCGAGCCGAGCCTGAGGGCAAAGCGCTGCTGTTCGAAATCATCGAGATGTCCCTGATTACGGAAGAAGATGACCTTGTGCTCGAGGAGTAATTGGCTAATGGCCCGGATGACCTCGTCGGACAATTCGTCGGATAGCCTGATGTTCTTGATCTCGGCACCCAGCCGGGCCGCGGATTTGATGACATCCGCTCGCGGGATAATGTTATCCGTCATGTTGCTCATGCTCATTCTCTCACTATCGTGATGCCTAAACAAAGTTGCGTGATAACTTGGTCGCGGGACTAATGACAGAAGCCAATGAAGTCGAACTGGTGATGCACCCTAGTCGGCAGCAATGTGCCGCAGCGGCCGCCACAGACTGCCAAGACAGGTCGTCCGCTACGGAGCACGACTATCGTGTGACCTGCTTCGTCGCGCACAGCTCGGCCTCTTGCACCGGCTCTGGTCAGACGACGAAGTTGGCGGGCAACTGTGCCGGGATAGACGTGCAACATGATAAATCACCTCGCTTACATCGCAATCATAAGGTCAATCGATGTCCAGTCCATGAAACGAAACCAGCTTTCTTTTCGACGATGGGAAATGTTCGTTTTGTCGACGAGCCGAGCTAAGATAATTTTAGGACTCTGGCTCCTCACGCGTCCGCAACAGGTTCAATCGAGGTTGTAAGGACGGAATGAATAACTTGACGTCTTAATTGATCGGCACGAATGCACTCTACCATAAGTTACTTCCTGCTTCAAATCTCAATTTTACCGTGAATTCTGAATTTCGTCGTCGTATATAATTTGTTCAATTTGCGCGCCGGTTTCATCCGCCTGTCACATGTGGAGCAGTTGCTCAGTCGTGAAGCGAAAGATCGGTGCCATCCTGGCGCGTAACAATTCCCGCTGCGGTTTAACAACGGGCTATATCACTCGTTTTGCGGGATATGCTTTCCGGAAAGAGATGCAAACGTAAACTGGGATTTGCATTGATAGCTAAAACATCATCATCGCCGCCACATCGAACGTTGGATTTACATATGTCGACTTGGCAAGGATCCACTCGCAATAAATGTCACGATGCGGTGAGCTCCGTGACATGTCTCTTCGCGGAAAGGAGCCGACACCGGCCAAGCACCATCAAGCCGCCAACGACAACGGCCTGGGCGCAGGGACTCGTAAGCCCAACGCGCCCCTCGGTGCCGCGTGATCCTGCGGTGTGCGGTGGCTTGGGCCTCCATGGACACACCGTTGGCGACTGGTAGGACTCGATTTTCGGAGAACCACTGTGATTGAGTGCTTGCGAGCCCGCCCCGCCCTAGCCGCCCTCGGACAATCAACGACGGACAAGTTTCCGCGGGGATGGAACGAACGCATGGCTCGCCAAAGAAGGCGCTTCAATCACGCCATGGTCGAGAGCGATCGCTGCCACGCCCAGATCGAGCAGCGTGCATTGCTTTACTCCAAGGCACCACACGAACAATCATGGAGAGTAGCGTGAGCGATCTGCGCGCCCCCACCGTCAGAACTGCCAAGCCGCAGTTTAGTCCGCGCGGCTTAATCTTCGGTCGCAGCGAGACGCTCAGCCTCTTTCAACGAGCAACTTCTTGAAGGGACCGGGGTCATTCTCCTCAGAGTCAGGCAAGGAGCTCCTGGCCGGGCCGATCCGTTTCCCTCGGCGATGAACCAGCCAGTTTAGATTCCATCCTGTCGCGATAAGACCTCTAGTACAGTCTGTGTCTTTCTCGGAATGCGCTCCGGCTCGCGGTACATTCCCGGGTTCAAGCCAGGCCATATAGGCCCATCCTGCTGTTATGAAGTCCGGCGTCAAGGAATCTGCTGGGAGCGAATTTTTCTCGCGGGGCCTAGAATGGAAACACCGCGATTTGCAGCTCAGCTCGACCTTAGGAAACGAGACGATCGTTGTCGCGACGTGAGTCATTCCGGTTGAGCGGCTTCAGGCCAATCCGTGAACTCCAACTCGAATTGACGAGAATTGATGAGTTTGGTCGTGAATTTTATGGTCCTTCCTGAGAGAGCCGCCAAGGATCCGGATGCGAACTTAAACACCATTTTACCGGAAGCTGCGATGCCAACAGCCCCATTGTCCTCCGTGACAGAGGAACTGGTCCCCTCCAAGAGCTGACCAATCGCAATTCCGTCGAGCGCGCGGTAAACGTCGATAGAAGCCAGGTACCTTCCTTTCTCATTGTCCCACTCGCTGACCGACAGTCCCGTTATTCCCGCGTCCCTCAACAGACCATCGGCAACGCGGCAGGTGTATTGCAAGCTGACAATGATGCGTCCATTCCGATCGCCTGTCGGCTCTCGATCCGTGCCATCTATGATGCAACCGTAGCGCCGCGTGGAGTCCGCGAGAGCAATCTCATTCAGCCCAAGTAGTCCGAGAACAACATAGAGTACCATACAGAGAGAGAACCGTTTCATGCCTACACTCCGCTGATGTCCCAGCATCGTGTTGTACAACCTGACGCTACGACCGATTCAAGCCATCAATTTTTGTTCGGATGGATGCTCCTCACAGTGCCTTCGGCATGTTCCGGGCCTATGCGATTTGCAGGCACGCGATTACTGGCCGAAGCGATCCAACAGCGAGACCTTCTCCTCAACCGCTTCGCCGGGATTGATCGGCGGTTCGCCGCTGCGGGGCGAACCCACATGGGACTTGTAGGCGAAGCCGGCGCGCCAACGTGCAGCCGCAGCCGGCACCTGCGCCGGAGCCTGACTATCCCGATGTGAACGATTTCGTTGCTGATGCGGTTAGCGCAGTCGACCCCGCCCATCCAGCGACGACATCTGCGACAATGATCGCTGAGGTGATTCGCGGCGCAAGCAATTTCAATGCTGCTGGAGAGCGCCTCGAGAAATTCGTTTCAAAGGCAAACGACAGATCAGAACGATGTATCGGCGGGGTTTAGGCCGGGTTGGAATTCTCCGGTCCCTTCCGCGTCCGGTGCAACACGCGGATCTCGCGATCATGAGCGTCTCAACTGACTG
This genomic stretch from Bradyrhizobium sp. CCGB12 harbors:
- the galE gene encoding UDP-glucose 4-epimerase GalE — protein: MIMVTGGAGYIGSHVCIALLDAGFDVVVVDNLSNSKRTSLDRVQAICGKSISFKEADLRDEEAILRILREFDATAVVHLAGLKAVGESHDNPIGYYDNNFVGTLRLVSAMKTASVKKLIFSSSATVYGSPSYLPIDEDHSLAPTNPYGRTKYFIEEMLRDLHGSDNDWSIAILRYFNPVGAHESGRIGEDPSGIPNNLLPLVAQVAIGKRKQLVVLGNDYPTHDGTGIRDFIHVVDLASGHLSALNHLTGAGILTANLGTGRGTSVLEIVQAFESASGSAVPHTIGDRRAGDVAACYADPTLAADLLGWKSTKTLAQMCADHWRWQSNNPNGYHPPRRPTGERDAPT
- a CDS encoding glycosyltransferase codes for the protein MKTISSPTIRAHNSPQSIVGEALWFAATLRKVNPSVVVVYSLRMCLILTLVQCFVRSCEFVYVVTGVGLLGISESLKARLTRRLVFGILSLASRKRSHFIFENSSDGLLDWIAAYGHKTSVFMGAGVDPDEFRMTELPTMPPFRFATVSRLIWSKGIDLAVDAISALAQEGHPVELHIYGVPDLANPHPINPAIWSGRVGIHYHGFSDQVANVWREAHAGIFTSRGGEGLPRALLEASACGRASIVTAVPGCRDFIRDGLEGYVVPTDSGLALKDAIIRLINSPNDILTFGKAARALVCATSTNKIIQAKYEQIFHSLLDGGRPVKSYSDNLGTGRRPVLCDPNDAMTSRRTRPPS
- a CDS encoding TauD/TfdA family dioxygenase, with the protein product MSMSNMTDNIIPRADVIKSAARLGAEIKNIRLSDELSDEVIRAISQLLLEHKVIFFRNQGHLDDFEQQRFALRLGSLITHTTKQASMLEMAADRRSGRADQMHTDVSFGETCPKISVLRGVVIPADDRETVWSSNAAAYLDLPEPLRMLADNLWAVHCSAYDCAVSRHSDDMDAKQFDDVFTGTICESARPVVRIHPETGERLLVLGDDLQSFVGLEKYASQKLFDRLQSYLTTLENTVTWSWKSGDVVIWDNRATERYAIKESSDRDRVERRTAIDGDVPLSIAGPRSVARTKSKPQAARAA